From the genome of Myxococcus stipitatus, one region includes:
- a CDS encoding NfeD family protein — protein MTALVATPPRAAEPSVAPPVVARCELEGVVDSGSGAYLADCVRRAEDLGASALLVRLDTPGGSLDATRVIVRAFLGASVPVLVWVGPSGARAGSAGVFITLASNLAAMAPGTHIGAAHPVAGAGGEDVEDVGGRQQARKVENDTVAFAESIARQRGRNATWAASAVRDSVSVPADTARELRVVEQVASSEATFLDQAQGREVRLANGDTVRLTTAGARQVELTPSLSQRVVHAFAHPSLVYLLFLVAALGLLVELAHPGGIAPGLMGAVALVLALVASSALPVHAGALLLLLLGAGLIVAELFVTSGLLGVAGVVLLGLGGVFLVDRFDPGWFVDRSFRVSWAWLVPTTVLLGGAAAYVVWRSAQTRGMPQRGGDAGLVGEEGTTVVPVSPAGGEVFVHGEHWRATSPAPIRRGAQVVVRRVEGLTLFVDEVKT, from the coding sequence ATGACGGCGCTGGTGGCGACACCTCCGCGCGCCGCCGAGCCCTCCGTCGCGCCCCCCGTCGTGGCCCGCTGCGAGCTGGAGGGCGTGGTGGACAGCGGCTCCGGCGCCTATCTGGCGGACTGCGTCCGGCGCGCGGAGGACCTGGGGGCCTCGGCGCTGCTGGTCCGGCTCGACACGCCTGGCGGTTCGTTGGACGCGACGCGAGTCATCGTGCGCGCCTTCCTGGGCGCGTCCGTGCCGGTGCTCGTGTGGGTGGGTCCCTCGGGGGCTCGCGCCGGGAGCGCGGGCGTCTTCATCACCCTGGCCTCGAACCTGGCGGCGATGGCGCCCGGCACGCATATCGGCGCCGCGCACCCGGTGGCCGGGGCCGGGGGAGAGGACGTGGAGGACGTGGGGGGACGGCAGCAGGCGCGCAAGGTGGAGAACGACACGGTGGCCTTCGCGGAGAGCATCGCGCGGCAGCGGGGCCGCAACGCGACGTGGGCCGCGTCCGCCGTGCGCGACAGCGTCAGCGTCCCCGCGGACACGGCGCGCGAGCTGCGCGTGGTGGAGCAGGTCGCGTCCAGCGAAGCCACGTTCCTGGACCAGGCCCAGGGGCGCGAGGTGCGGCTCGCGAACGGGGACACGGTGCGGTTGACGACCGCCGGGGCGCGCCAGGTCGAGCTGACGCCGAGCCTGTCCCAGCGGGTGGTCCATGCGTTCGCGCACCCGTCGCTCGTCTACCTGCTGTTCCTCGTGGCCGCGCTGGGGTTGTTGGTGGAGCTGGCGCATCCTGGCGGCATCGCGCCGGGGTTGATGGGCGCGGTGGCGCTGGTGCTCGCGCTCGTCGCGTCGTCCGCGCTGCCGGTCCATGCGGGGGCGCTGCTGCTGCTCCTGCTCGGGGCGGGGCTCATCGTCGCGGAGCTGTTCGTCACCAGCGGGCTGCTCGGGGTCGCGGGCGTGGTGTTGCTGGGCCTGGGTGGGGTGTTCCTGGTGGACCGCTTCGACCCGGGCTGGTTCGTGGACCGCTCGTTCCGCGTGTCGTGGGCGTGGCTGGTGCCCACGACCGTGCTGCTCGGCGGGGCGGCCGCCTACGTGGTGTGGCGGAGCGCGCAGACGCGCGGGATGCCCCAGCGCGGTGGAGACGCGGGGCTCGTGGGCGAGGAGGGCACCACGGTGGTGCCCGTCTCCCCCGCTGGCGGCGAGGTCTTCGTCCATGGCGAGCACTGGCGCGCGACGTCTCCCGCGCCCATCCGCCGGGGCGCGCAGGTGGTGGTGCGGCGCGTGGAAGGACTCACCCTCTTCGTCGACGAGGTGAAGACATGA
- a CDS encoding glycosyltransferase: MLDVVDVGKQSLAMYRGVAPDAQLDELLHLAERLRGARCMHINATPYGGGVSEVLRSLVPLYNDVGIATDWKLIHGDESFFQVTKRVHNGLQGAPGALTESEKAIYLANAQLNARRLVSDSEDYDFIFVHDPQPAILAAVSGLRDARWIWRCHIDTSHPNPSYWEFLAPYLREYDAAIFTLPEFIPPSLPIREVRVHAPAIDPLSPKNHPLPRQLARDVLEWVGVRTHRPLVCQVGRFDRWKDPMGVVHAYQRVRPHIPDLQLALVGSLAFDDPEGWSVYEEVREATAHDGLIHVLTNLVGVGNIEVNALQALSDVVVQKSLREGFGLVVSEALWKGTPVVGGRAGGIPLQLPDGIGGVLVDTVEECAEALLRLLRMPEEARLLGERGRENVRQQFLMPRLLLDHLRLLDALATSRPLPARGLVPTSLPGLTGV, translated from the coding sequence ATGTTGGATGTCGTGGACGTCGGCAAGCAGTCGCTCGCCATGTATCGGGGCGTGGCTCCCGATGCGCAGCTCGACGAGCTGCTCCACCTCGCGGAGCGGCTGCGCGGCGCGCGCTGCATGCACATCAACGCCACGCCATATGGGGGTGGGGTCTCGGAGGTCCTCCGCTCCCTGGTGCCGCTCTACAACGACGTGGGCATCGCGACGGACTGGAAGCTCATCCACGGCGACGAGAGCTTCTTCCAGGTCACCAAGCGCGTGCACAACGGCCTCCAGGGCGCGCCCGGAGCGCTGACGGAGTCCGAGAAGGCCATCTACCTGGCCAACGCGCAGCTCAACGCGCGCCGGTTGGTGTCCGACTCCGAGGACTACGACTTCATCTTCGTCCACGACCCGCAGCCCGCCATCCTCGCGGCCGTCAGCGGCCTGCGCGACGCGCGCTGGATATGGCGCTGCCACATCGACACGTCCCATCCCAACCCCAGCTACTGGGAGTTCCTGGCCCCGTACCTGCGCGAGTACGACGCGGCCATCTTCACCCTGCCGGAGTTCATCCCTCCGTCGCTGCCCATCCGCGAGGTGCGCGTCCACGCGCCCGCCATCGACCCGCTCAGTCCCAAGAACCATCCCCTGCCCCGACAGCTCGCGCGGGACGTGCTGGAGTGGGTCGGCGTCCGCACCCACCGGCCCCTCGTCTGTCAGGTGGGCCGCTTCGACCGGTGGAAGGACCCCATGGGCGTCGTCCACGCCTACCAGCGCGTGCGGCCCCACATCCCCGACCTGCAGCTGGCCCTCGTCGGCTCGCTCGCCTTCGACGACCCGGAGGGCTGGAGCGTCTACGAGGAGGTGCGCGAGGCCACCGCCCACGACGGCCTCATCCACGTCCTCACCAACCTCGTCGGCGTGGGGAACATCGAGGTCAACGCGCTCCAGGCCCTCTCCGACGTCGTCGTACAGAAGTCGCTGCGCGAGGGCTTCGGCCTCGTGGTCTCCGAGGCGCTCTGGAAGGGCACGCCCGTCGTCGGAGGCCGCGCGGGAGGAATCCCGTTGCAGCTGCCGGACGGCATCGGCGGCGTGCTCGTGGACACCGTGGAGGAGTGCGCGGAGGCCCTGCTGCGCCTGCTGCGAATGCCCGAGGAGGCGAGGCTGCTCGGTGAGCGCGGGCGGGAGAACGTGCGGCAGCAGTTCCTCATGCCCCGGCTGTTGCTGGACCACCTGCGGCTGCTCGACGCCCTGGCCACGTCGCGCCCGCTTCCCGCCCGGGGGCTCGTCCCCACGTCCCTCCCGGGACTCACGGGGGTGTGA